The Arachis hypogaea cultivar Tifrunner chromosome 19, arahy.Tifrunner.gnm2.J5K5, whole genome shotgun sequence genome has a window encoding:
- the LOC112775199 gene encoding seed linoleate 9S-lipoxygenase, producing the protein MSFLFNKGQKIKGTVVLMPKNVLDFNTISSIPNGGVAGAFDGLLGTATDLLGHAVDDLTAIFSRQISLKLISATKTDANGNGKIGKETYVENHLPTLPTLGARQEAFDIHFDYDAEFGIPAAFYLRSYMQTEFFLVSVTLEDVPNHGTIHFVCNSWVYNFKNYKKDRIFFINNVFLPSETPASLLKYRKEELQNLRGDGTGERKEYDRIYDYDVYNDLGNPDRGEKYSRPILGGSSTHPYPRRVRTGRKPTKKDPKSETPPTETYVPRDENFGHLKSSDFLIYGIKSLSQNVLPLFESLIFDLDFTPNEFDSFDEVRELYEGGVKLPTDMLSKISPLPALKEIFRTDGEQTLKFPPPHVIRVSKSAWMTDEEFAREMLAGVNPCVIRRLQEFPPQSTLDATIYGDQNSKVSKQEMETNLDGLTVEQALNGNRLFILDYHDAFMPYLERINKIAKAYATRTFLFLSDNAKLKPVAIELSLPHPSGDQYGAVSKVILPASEGVESTIWLLAKAHVIVNDSCYHQLMSHWLNTHAVIEPFAIATNRNLSVLHPISKLLHPHYRDTININGLARQALINAGGIIEQSFLPGPNSIEMSSAVYKNWVFTDQALPADLVKRGLAIQDPSSPYGLNLVIKDYPYAVDGLEIWDAIKTWVQDYVSLYYPSDEAVKKDSELQAWWKEAVERGHEDLKDKPWWPKMQSIQELIQCCSIIIWTASALHAAVNFGQYPYGGYILNRPTLSRRLIPEKGTKDYDEMVKNPQKAYLGTITPKYQTLVDLSVIEILSRHASDEVYLGQRDNPNWTSDSRAIQAFNKFGSKLAEIEGKIQERNKDSSLSNRFGPVEVPYTLLVPSSTEGLTFRGIPNSISI; encoded by the exons CAAACGGAAATGGGAAAATTGGAAAGGAAACTTATGTAGAGAATCATCTTCCAACCTTACCCACATTGGGAGCAAGGCAAGAAGCATTTGATATTCATTTTGATTATGATGCCGAGTTTGGAATTCCAGCAGCATTTTATCTCAGAAGCTACATGCAAACTGAGTTCTTCCTCGTTAGTGTTACTCTTGAAGACGTTCCAAACCATGGAACTATTCACTTTGTTTGCAACTCATGGGTCTACAacttcaaaaattacaaaaaggacCGCATCTTCTTTATCAACAAC GTGTTTTTACCTAGTGAAACACCTGCTTCACTATTGAAGTACAGAAAAGAAGAGTTGCAGAACTTAAGAGGAGATGGAACAGGGGAGCGCAAAGAATACGATAGGATTTACGATTATGATGTCTACAATGATTTAGGTAATCCAGATCGTGGTGAAAAGTATTCTCGCCCAATCCTTGGAGGCTCTTCCACTCATCCCTACCCTCGAAGAGTTAGAACTGGTAGAAAACCAACCAAAAAAG ATCCTAAAAGTGAGACTCCACCAACGGAGACTTATGTTCCAAGAGACGAAAATTTTGGTCACTTGAAATCATCTGACTTCCTCATATACGGAATCAAATCTTTGTCTCAAAACGTGTTGCCTCTTTTCGAATCGTTGATCTTCGATTTAGACTTCACACCGAATGAGTTTGATAGCTTCGACGAAGTACGAGAACTCTACGAAGGAGGAGTCAAACTGCCCACAGATATGCTCAGTAAAATTAGTCCCTTGCCGGCGCTCAAAGAAATATTTCGGACTGATGGCGAACAAACACTCAAATTCCCACCACCTCATGTAATCAgag TTAGCAAATCTGCATGGATGACTGATGAAGAATTTGCAAGAGAAATGCTTGCTGGTGTAAATCCTTGTGTGATTCGACGTCTTCAA GAGTTCCCACCCCAAAGCACACTAGATGCTACCATCTACGGTGACCAAAACAGTAAAGTTTCAAAACAAGAGATGGAGACTAACCTAGATGGGCTCACAGTGGAACAG GCACTTAATGGTAATAGATTATTCATATTGGATTACCATGATGCCTTCATGCCATATCTAGAAAGGATCAACAAAATTGCAAAGGCTTATGCTACTAGAACATTCCTTTTCTTGAGTGACAATGCGAAATTGAAGCCAGTTGCCATTGAGTTAAGTTTGCCACATCCTAGTGGAGATCAATATGGTGCTGTTAGTAAAGTCATCTTGCCTGCTTCTGAAGGTGTTGAAAGCACAATTTGGCTATTGGCCAAGGCTCATGTAATTGTCAACGACTCGTGTTATCATCAACTCATGAGCCACTG GTTAAACACACACGCAGTTATTGAGCCATTTGCCATAGCAACAAATAGGAATCTTAGTGTGCTTCACCCCATTAGTAAACTCCTACACCCTCATTATCGTGACACCATCAACATCAATGGACTTGCTCGTCAAGCACTAATCAATGCAGGTGGCATCATAGAGCAATCATTTTTGCCTGGCCCCAATTCCATAGAGATGTCTTCAGCTGTTTACAAGAATTGGGTATTCACAGACCAAGCTTTACCAGCTGATCTTGTTAAGAG GGGATTGGCAATTCAAGATCCTTCTTCACCTTATGGCCTTAACCTAGTGATAAAGGATTACCCTTATGCAGTTGATGGACTAGAGATATGGGATGCAATTAAGACATGGGTCCAAGACTATGTTTCCTTGTACTACCCTTCAGATGAAGCAGTTAAGAAAGATTCAGAACTGCAGGCATGGTGGAAGGAAGCTGTAGAGAGGGGTCATGAAGACTTAAAAGACAAGCCATGGTGGCCAAAAATGCAAAGCATTCAAGAATTGATTCAATGCTGCTCTATCATTATATGGACCGCTTCGGCGCTTCATGCGGCCGTTAATTTCGGACAGTATCCATATGGAGGTTACATCCTTAACCGTCCAACTCTAAGTAGAAGATTGATCCCAGAGAAGGGAACTAAAGACTATGATGAGATGGTGAAAAATCCTCAAAAGGCTTATTTGGGAACAATCACACCTAAGTATCAGACCCTTGTTGATCTCTCAGTGATTGAGATTTTGTCAAGGCATGCCTCTGATGAAGTGTACCTTGGGCAGAGGGATAATCCTAACTGGACAAGTGATTCAAGGGCAATACAAGCTTTCAACAAGTTTGGGAGCAAGTTGGCAGAGATTGAGGGTAAGATTCAAGAAAGGAACAAGGATTCCAGTTTGAGCAATAGGTTTGGACCTGTTGAAGTTCCCTATACTTTGCTTGTTCCTTCTAGCACTGAAGGCTTAACTTTCAGAGGTATCCCTAACAGTATCTCCATCTGA
- the LOC112779426 gene encoding linoleate 9S-lipoxygenase 1 — protein MFSIPGTGIFNNSQKIKGTVVLMSKNVLDFNAITSAGSSVSGAVGGIFGTVSDVAGSVVDGATAIFSRSIALKLISATKTDGQGNGKVGKETYLEKHLPTLPNLGAKQDAFDIHFEYDADFGIPAAFYIKNYMQVEFFLVSVTLEDIPNHGTVNFVCNSWVYNFKNYKKDRIFFANDVYLPSATPGALVKYRNEELENLRGDGTGERKEADRIYDYDVYNDLGNPDVDNSLARPILGGSSEYPYPRRGRTGRRKTKKDPNSEAPSSSTYVPRDEIFGHLKSSDFLTYGIKSLAQNVLPRLQSVFGLNSEFDSFDDARAFFEGGIYLPTDIISDISPLPVLKEIFRTDGEQALKFPPPHVIQVSKSAWMTDEEFAREVIAGVNPNVIKRLEVFPPQSTLDPSIYGDQTSTITKESLETNLEGLTVDEAIEGNKLFILDYHDAFMPYLRKINGLKTSKAYATRTILFLKNDGTLTPLAIELSVPHPGGDTFGAVSRVVLPAKEGAEGTIWLLAKAYVVVNDSCYHQLMSHWLNTHAAMEPFIIATYRHLSVLHPIHKLLEPHYRDTMNINGLARQSLINAGGIIEQSFLPGGFSVEMSSKVYKNWVFPDQALPADLIKRGLAVEDPSAPHGVRLVIEDYPYAVDGLEIWDAIKTWVQDYVSLYYASDNEVTKDTELQKWWKEAVERGHEDLKDKPWWPKLQTLEDLVQSCSIIIWIGSALHAAVNFGQYPYGGFILNRPTISRKFLPELESEEYQELVTNPQKAYLRTITGKYEALVDISVIEILSRHASDEVYLGQRDNPNWTSDSKAIQAFKKFGNKLAEIEAKIEQRNKEPSFRNRIGPAHMPYSLLLPTSDEGLTFRGIPNSISI, from the exons ATGTTTTCGATTCCAGGGACTGGTATATTCAACAATAGCCAGAAGATCAAGGGTACCGTTGTGCTTATGAGCAAGAATGTTTTGGACTTTAATGCCATAACATCCGCCGGAAGCAGTGTTTCCGGCGCCGTCGGCGGAATCTTTGGCACTGTTAGTGAtgtggctggctcggttgtcgaTGGCGCCACCGCCATCTTCAGCCGTAGCATCGCCCTCAAGTTGATCAGTGCTACCAAGACTGATG GGCAAGGAAATGGGAAAGTTGGAAAGGAAACCTATTTGGAGAAACATCTTCCAACGTTGCCAAATTTGGGTGCCAAACAAGATGCATTCGACATCCATTTTGAATATGATGCTGATTTCGGGATTCCGGCTGCATTCTACATCAAGAACTATATGCAAGTTGAGTTCTTCCTTGTTAGTGTGACTCTTGAAGACATCCCAAACCATGGAACCGTTAACTTTGTTTGCAACTCATGGGTCTACAacttcaaaaattacaaaaaggacCGCATCTTCTTTGCTAATGAT GTTTATCTTCCAAGTGCAACCCCGGGTGCACTAGTGAAGTACAGAAATGAAGAACTGGAAAATTTAAGAGGAGATGGAACAGGGGAACGCAAGGAAGCAGATAGAATCTATGATTATGATGTCTACAATGATTTGGGTAACCCTGATGTGGATAACAGCCTTGCTCGCCCCATTCTTGGAGGATCTTCCGAATATCCTTACCCTCGCAGGGGTAGAACTGGCAGACGCAAGACTAAAAAGG ATCCCAACAGTGAGGCACCAAGCTCAAGTACTTATGTTCCAAGAGATGAAATCTTTGGTCACTTGAAGTCCTCGGATTTCCTTACATACGGAATCAAATCTTTGGCTCAAAATGTTTTGCCAAGGCTCCAATCAGTGTTTGGTTTGAACAGCGAGTTTGATAGCTTCGACGATGCTCGTGCATTCTTTGAGGGTGGAATTTACCTCCCTACTGATATCATCAGCGATATCAGCCCCTTGCCAGTTCTTAAGGAAATCTTCCGTACAGATGGTGAACAAGCTCTCAAGTTCCCTCCACCTCATGTCATCCAAG TTAGTAAGTCTGCATGGATGACTGACGAAGAATTTGCCAGAGAGGTGATTGCTGGAGTAAATCCCAATGTTATTAAACGCCTTGAG GTGTTTCCACCACAAAGCACACTGGATCCCTCAATTTATGGTGATCAGACGAGTACAATTACAAAAGAAAGCCTTGAGACTAACCTAGAAGGACTTACTGTTGatgag GCGATTGAAGGGAACAAATTATTCATCTTAGATTACCATGATGCATTCATGCCATACTTGAGGAAGATAAACGGGCTTAAGACTTCAAAGGCTTACGCAACAAGGACAATCCTGTTCTTGAAAAATGATGGAACATTGACACCATTGGCCATTGAATTAAGTGTGCCACACCCTGGTGGCGACACATTTGGTGCTGTTAGCAGAGTTGTCTTGCCTGCTAAAGAAGGTGCTGAAGGTACTATTTGGCTTCTTGCCAAGGCTTATGTCGTCGTCAATGATTCATGTTATCATCAACTCATGAGCCACTG GTTGAATACTCATGCTGCAATGGAGCCATTTATCATTGCAACATACAGGCATCTTAGTGTGCTCCATCCAATTCACAAGCTTCTAGAACCTCACTACCGCGACACCATGAATATCAATGGACTTGCAAGACAATCTCTGATTAATGCAGGTGGTATCATTGAGCAATCATTCTTGCCTGGAGGATTTTCTGTggagatgtcttctaaagtttACAAGAATTGGGTTTTCCCTGACCAAGCTTTGCCGGCTGATCTTATTAAGAG GGGATTGGCAGTTGAGGATCCATCGGCCCCCCATGGCGTTCGCCTCGTGATCGAGGACTACCCTTATGCAGTGGATGGACTGGAGATATGGGATGCTATCAAGACATGGGTCCAAGACTATGTCTCCTTGTACTACGCTTCAGATAATGAAGTCACAAAAGACACTGAACTCCAAAAATGGTGGAAGGAAGCTGTAGAGAGGGGTCATGAAGACCTGAAAGACAAGCCATGGTGGCCAAAACTGCAAACTCTTGAAGACCTGGTTCAGTCATGCAGCATTATTATATGGATCGGTTCGGCCCTTCATGCAGCTGTTAACTTCGGCCAATATCCTTATGGCGGCTTCATCCTGAACCGGCCAACAATTAGCAGAAAATTCTTACCGGAACTCGAAAGCGAGGAGTATCAAGAATTGGTTACAAACCCTCAGAAAGCTTACTTGAGAACAATTACAGGGAAATATGAGGCCCTAGTGGACATTTCGGTTATTGAGATATTGTCAAGGCATGCTTCTGATGAGGTGTATCTTGGGCAGAGAGACAATCCAAACTGGACATCGGATTCGAAGGCGATACAAGCCTTCAAGAAATTTGGAAACAAGTTGGCAGAGATCGAGGCGAAGATCGAGCAGAGGAACAAAGAACCAAGCTTTAGAAACAGAATTGGACCTGCTCATATGCCTTACAGTCTTCTCCTTCCTACCAGTGATGAAGGCCTTACTTTCAGAGGAATTCCCAACAGTATCTCTATCTAA